A portion of the Paenibacillus marchantiae genome contains these proteins:
- the flgL gene encoding flagellar hook-associated protein FlgL: protein MRITNNMLSSQLVLNLNRNAQQMNNTQTQLATGRKINKPSDDPVGITYSLRYRAELSSNEQYQKNVDSTISWLEFNDTVMDQTGSVIGRLRELIVNAATGTNPQEALDSINEEVKQLKAQLVDISNSKLNGKYIFNGETYDQKPYDFPASADGSFDTTNAAAVITDPGKINFIVGESIQMPINVTGNEFFGNSTETDNLFVIFNTIGQALTDGNLGELSNQLDAIDSRTDKILAIRAEVGAKTNRVDLMQGRLSDLEVNLTDLQSKVEDADFAELSIQSKIQENIYNASLSTGAKIISQSLVDFLR from the coding sequence ATGAGAATTACAAATAATATGCTTAGCTCGCAGTTGGTTCTTAACTTGAACCGCAATGCACAGCAGATGAACAATACACAAACTCAACTGGCAACAGGCCGTAAAATCAATAAACCTTCTGATGATCCTGTAGGGATAACTTACTCCCTTCGTTATCGTGCAGAACTTTCTTCCAACGAACAATATCAAAAAAACGTGGATAGCACGATTTCTTGGCTGGAATTTAATGATACGGTGATGGACCAGACCGGAAGTGTCATTGGACGTCTGAGGGAACTAATAGTGAATGCAGCTACCGGAACTAATCCCCAAGAGGCACTGGATAGCATTAACGAAGAGGTAAAGCAACTTAAGGCACAACTCGTTGATATTTCAAACAGTAAGTTGAATGGGAAATACATTTTCAATGGCGAAACCTATGATCAAAAGCCTTATGATTTTCCAGCAAGCGCGGATGGTTCATTTGATACAACTAACGCAGCTGCTGTGATAACCGATCCTGGGAAAATCAACTTTATCGTTGGTGAGAGCATACAAATGCCGATTAACGTTACCGGAAATGAGTTCTTTGGAAACTCTACAGAAACAGACAATTTATTTGTTATCTTTAATACGATTGGCCAGGCCCTTACTGACGGAAACTTAGGTGAATTGTCTAATCAGCTTGATGCGATTGACAGTCGTACAGATAAAATTCTCGCCATTCGTGCTGAGGTTGGGGCTAAAACGAACAGGGTTGATCTTATGCAAGGAAGATTGAGTGATCTTGAAGTTAACCTAACCGACCTGCAATCGAAAGTGGAGGACGCGGATTTTGCCGAGTTGTCTATCCAATCAAAGATTCAGGAAAATATCTACAATGCTTCGTTGTCTACAGGTGCTAAAATCATTTCTCAATCCTTGGTTGATTTCCTTAGATAA
- a CDS encoding glycosyltransferase, translating to MKKTVALCMIVKNEQDVLRRCLDSVQNKVDQIVIVDTGSTDETVSIAKEYTKDLFHMEWVNDFSVARNTSLKYAVTDYILVLDADEYLEESVDLLSELESEADYYYTKIYNLKTGDRKTVHRSIRLFRNSVGLHYKNRLHEHLNTMEKTELIAGGQTDFNITHTGYTEEMLTERKKAKRNFLLMKAEVEENASAYNLFNMGKTYLSMDEPQKAIQYFKEAYSMGKEMSFAPELINYLCQSLGELKKYEEALVILNEAVEIYPREVDLFHIQAVFYMEIYYYKDAIRCMKNCLEIGDQGIAYSEGSGSYIAHFRLAEWYTSRNELTKGYEHILQAVHQKSDFVAFIIKYFEIVNKAGIPLDDIYIEANRIFPITNKKQFESVLEALYYLRHPLLQRYLDAHQVTVQDNVRAVAYQFNKEYKMAGEIWANVSEYDDSNSLDILLLSYILKDESLFKMGSSRMNLSQKELRSLKNITLNHPKDKLYLTKDIEEILLSLLVNLICLHEFEKFEELYKVLLQGSMATNIKICENLIEYGFSELAIDLLVKLFELQPRNVEVVELLGDLCMRSQYYEDAEMFYAKLLELSDEYSSYERLYQLSVVVSEKEEEERLKQIISKKFPLCLWMRNEKLEPISSYAYDVSKMKQESSSMRRSKKKDLIDLLFTVDEGLDFVKLAEKEQAEEMLDNCNYCLNIVSDHFTNDQRIQESLQKLMMEVLFIKPRLHQVELVDQKISEMKLATSQISQSINEIIEANLEIVFMPYKASMWDSFDSIYREAVNDPECEVYVVPIPYYEKNAEGQLVKFCYEGNDLPTDIVTTPFEVYDFEERKPDAIYVHNPFDGYNTLTMVDRRFFSENLSKYTDMLVYVPYYVAGSSDKPQVSLPAACNYVNKIVVQSAVLKQAYVNSGVDEKKLLDLGSPKIDAALRQNDSIDPYLNLWKDIQRERKTFLFNTGIADLLSTETWYSQIEETINYFLENAQFSLIWRPHPLTEITLKTMRPNIKQSYAEIKQKIDNSKNIVVDSSSNAYPAIHLTDAIISDYSSIMLQYIATSKPVLGLLNREVLGADRYYFADYLGCYLTGEGDTISQFVEMVNSNQDFKKEERIDRFNRSITNSDGTSGVKIHSSIKLDLLSGDFISLEKEKNNVFCES from the coding sequence ATGAAGAAGACAGTTGCATTATGTATGATTGTTAAAAATGAACAGGATGTTCTAAGACGCTGCCTGGATAGTGTTCAAAATAAAGTGGATCAAATTGTGATAGTCGATACGGGATCGACAGATGAAACAGTCTCCATTGCGAAAGAGTATACGAAGGATCTTTTTCATATGGAATGGGTGAACGATTTTTCGGTAGCAAGAAACACATCCTTAAAATATGCAGTAACCGATTATATTCTTGTATTAGATGCAGATGAATACTTAGAAGAATCAGTAGATTTGCTAAGTGAACTAGAATCAGAAGCAGATTATTATTATACGAAAATTTATAATCTCAAAACAGGTGATAGAAAGACAGTTCATAGATCTATACGACTTTTTAGAAATAGTGTTGGTTTACACTACAAAAATCGCTTACATGAGCATCTTAATACAATGGAAAAAACGGAGTTAATTGCGGGAGGGCAAACTGATTTCAATATTACGCATACTGGCTATACGGAGGAGATGTTAACTGAAAGAAAGAAAGCAAAGAGAAACTTCTTATTAATGAAGGCAGAGGTTGAGGAGAATGCATCAGCGTACAACCTCTTTAATATGGGAAAGACATATTTATCGATGGATGAGCCTCAAAAAGCAATTCAATATTTTAAGGAAGCTTACTCAATGGGCAAAGAGATGTCATTTGCTCCTGAGTTAATAAACTATTTATGTCAGAGCCTTGGAGAACTTAAAAAATATGAGGAAGCATTGGTTATATTAAATGAAGCAGTTGAGATATATCCAAGAGAAGTAGATCTTTTCCACATACAAGCTGTATTTTACATGGAAATTTATTACTACAAAGACGCTATTCGATGTATGAAGAACTGTTTGGAAATTGGAGATCAAGGCATTGCTTATTCGGAGGGCAGTGGTTCATACATTGCACATTTTAGACTCGCAGAATGGTATACATCTCGAAATGAGTTAACTAAGGGATACGAACATATTTTGCAAGCTGTACATCAGAAAAGTGATTTCGTTGCATTTATTATTAAATATTTTGAGATTGTAAATAAAGCGGGGATTCCATTAGATGATATTTATATCGAGGCCAATCGTATATTCCCTATAACTAATAAGAAGCAATTTGAGAGCGTACTTGAAGCGTTGTATTATTTGCGCCATCCTTTATTGCAACGATATTTGGATGCACATCAAGTTACGGTCCAAGATAATGTTAGAGCTGTAGCATATCAGTTCAACAAGGAGTATAAGATGGCCGGGGAAATTTGGGCCAATGTTTCTGAGTATGATGATTCTAACAGCTTGGACATCTTACTGCTGTCCTATATTTTAAAGGATGAGTCTTTGTTTAAGATGGGTTCTTCCAGAATGAATTTGAGTCAAAAAGAGTTGAGAAGTCTTAAAAATATTACTTTAAACCATCCTAAAGATAAATTATATCTAACAAAAGATATAGAAGAAATACTTTTAAGTCTGTTGGTTAATTTAATATGTCTGCATGAGTTTGAAAAGTTTGAAGAGCTTTACAAGGTTCTATTACAAGGGAGTATGGCAACAAATATAAAAATTTGTGAGAACTTGATTGAATACGGGTTTAGTGAATTAGCCATAGATTTACTTGTGAAGTTGTTCGAGCTTCAACCTCGCAATGTAGAGGTTGTCGAGTTGCTAGGAGATCTTTGTATGAGATCTCAATACTATGAAGACGCCGAGATGTTCTACGCTAAATTGCTAGAATTATCAGACGAATATAGCTCCTACGAGCGGTTGTATCAGTTAAGTGTTGTTGTTTCTGAAAAAGAAGAGGAAGAAAGATTGAAACAAATAATAAGTAAAAAATTCCCACTCTGCTTATGGATGCGTAACGAAAAGCTGGAACCAATTAGTTCGTATGCATACGATGTTTCAAAAATGAAACAAGAATCTAGTTCTATGAGACGAAGTAAAAAGAAAGATTTAATTGATCTATTATTCACGGTAGACGAAGGTTTGGATTTTGTGAAGCTAGCAGAGAAAGAACAAGCTGAAGAAATGTTGGACAATTGTAATTATTGCTTGAATATAGTTTCGGATCATTTTACAAATGACCAGCGAATACAAGAGAGTTTGCAAAAATTAATGATGGAAGTTCTTTTCATTAAACCAAGGCTACATCAGGTAGAATTGGTAGACCAGAAGATATCAGAAATGAAATTGGCTACGTCCCAAATCAGTCAAAGTATTAATGAAATTATTGAAGCTAATCTAGAAATTGTTTTTATGCCTTACAAAGCTTCAATGTGGGATTCGTTCGATAGTATATATAGAGAAGCAGTTAACGATCCAGAATGCGAAGTTTATGTCGTTCCCATTCCGTATTATGAAAAAAATGCTGAAGGACAGTTAGTAAAATTTTGTTATGAAGGCAATGATCTGCCGACGGATATCGTAACAACTCCATTCGAAGTTTATGATTTTGAAGAAAGAAAGCCAGATGCAATCTATGTACACAACCCATTCGACGGATATAACACACTTACTATGGTAGATCGGCGATTCTTCTCTGAGAATCTTTCAAAGTACACAGATATGTTGGTGTACGTGCCATACTATGTAGCTGGAAGTTCAGATAAGCCTCAAGTCAGTCTACCTGCTGCATGTAATTATGTGAATAAAATAGTAGTGCAGTCAGCTGTATTGAAGCAAGCTTATGTTAATAGTGGAGTGGATGAGAAGAAATTATTAGATTTAGGCTCTCCAAAGATTGATGCTGCTTTGAGGCAGAACGATTCCATAGATCCGTATCTGAATCTTTGGAAAGATATTCAACGTGAACGAAAGACCTTTTTGTTTAATACCGGTATTGCAGACCTTTTGTCAACAGAAACTTGGTATAGCCAGATCGAGGAGACTATCAATTATTTTTTGGAAAATGCTCAATTTTCTTTAATCTGGAGGCCACATCCACTTACTGAAATAACTTTGAAAACAATGAGACCTAATATTAAACAGTCGTATGCAGAAATAAAACAAAAAATAGATAACTCTAAGAATATAGTTGTAGACAGCAGTTCAAATGCATACCCTGCAATCCACCTGACTGATGCAATAATAAGTGATTATAGTTCTATTATGCTTCAATATATAGCTACTAGCAAACCAGTGTTGGGGCTACTGAATAGAGAAGTTTTAGGAGCAGATAGGTACTATTTTGCTGATTATCTAGGATGCTATTTGACTGGAGAGGGAGATACGATATCCCAGTTTGTGGAGATGGTTAATAGTAATCAAGACTTCAAAAAAGAAGAAAGAATCGACCGTTTTAATAGAAGTATAACGAACTCTGATGGCACAAGTGGGGTGAAAATCCATTCATCTATTAAGCTCGATCTGTTGAGTGGAGATTTTATTTCTTTGGAGAAGGAGAAAAACAATGTATTTTGTGAATCCTAA
- a CDS encoding pyridoxal phosphate-dependent aminotransferase: MYFVNPNVKNLYRTSYQDIRKDFIRLDMNENPEGLPGPFFNKVMSSVSPEMISMYPEKNDLIKKIAESLNYKAENIALTNGSDDAIRLLFEVFGEPGKKVISASPTFEMYSVYTKMYGLKYCPIEYGQDFRLNTNYFINSIDEDTSVVILLNPNSPIGDPWREEEVIMIIEKARENRAIVVIDEAYHYFYDQTFISLVGKYENVVVFRTFSKMLSIAGLRIGYAISNPDIIRFLSNASSTYPVNSLAIRFAEELMDHPDVIQSLKASELEGREWLLSKLRESEYEHYYNNGNYVLIRSNNDPKVIFTELKKRGILIKIYSYPILIKWIRITTGSYDTMNRFWNEFENIEKSLPC; the protein is encoded by the coding sequence ATGTATTTTGTGAATCCTAATGTGAAAAATCTATATCGTACATCTTATCAAGACATTCGGAAAGATTTTATTCGTTTGGATATGAATGAGAACCCTGAGGGGCTACCGGGCCCTTTTTTCAATAAAGTAATGAGCAGTGTGAGTCCTGAAATGATATCCATGTACCCAGAGAAAAATGATTTGATAAAAAAGATAGCAGAAAGTTTGAATTATAAGGCTGAAAACATAGCCTTAACGAATGGTTCAGATGATGCTATAAGGTTATTGTTCGAAGTATTTGGAGAGCCGGGCAAAAAAGTAATCTCCGCTTCACCTACATTTGAAATGTACTCAGTCTATACAAAAATGTATGGCTTAAAATATTGTCCGATCGAATACGGGCAGGATTTCAGATTAAACACTAACTATTTCATTAACTCAATCGATGAAGACACAAGTGTTGTCATACTTCTTAATCCCAATAGTCCCATAGGTGACCCTTGGAGAGAAGAAGAGGTAATAATGATCATAGAAAAAGCGAGAGAAAATAGAGCTATCGTGGTAATCGATGAAGCTTATCATTACTTCTATGATCAGACCTTCATATCTCTTGTGGGTAAATATGAGAATGTAGTAGTGTTTCGCACATTTTCTAAAATGTTATCCATTGCAGGATTAAGGATTGGTTATGCCATATCTAATCCAGACATAATTCGTTTTTTATCTAACGCTAGTTCAACTTACCCTGTGAATAGTCTGGCTATACGCTTTGCCGAAGAATTAATGGATCATCCTGATGTGATTCAATCCTTGAAAGCTTCTGAATTGGAAGGAAGAGAATGGTTGTTATCCAAGTTACGAGAGAGTGAATATGAACATTACTATAATAATGGGAATTATGTTCTAATAAGGAGCAATAATGATCCAAAGGTGATATTCACAGAGTTAAAAAAGAGAGGGATTCTAATTAAAATATATAGTTATCCCATTTTAATTAAGTGGATTCGAATTACAACTGGAAGCTATGATACTATGAATAGATTTTGGAATGAGTTCGAGAACATAGAAAAATCTTTACCCTGTTAA
- a CDS encoding flagellin N-terminal helical domain-containing protein, whose protein sequence is MIINHNIAAMNTHRQLGTNTTNTNKAIEKLSSGLRINRAGDDAAGLAISEKMRGQIRGLDMASKNAQDGISLIQTAEGALNETHSILQRMRELAVQSSNDTNTDEDRAELQKEVAELTKEITRISTDTEFNTKKLLNNTDASSVVFQIGANAGQSITLKIGDMGATTLGVNAVDISKQTDASTAITTINKAITDVSAERSKLGANQNRLEHTINNLGTTSENLSAAESRIRDVDMAKEMMNQTKNNILAQASQAMLAQANQQPQAVLQLLR, encoded by the coding sequence ATGATTATCAACCACAATATCGCTGCGATGAACACTCATCGCCAACTGGGCACTAACACAACTAACACAAACAAAGCAATCGAGAAATTGTCTTCCGGTCTGCGTATCAACCGTGCTGGTGACGACGCTGCAGGTTTGGCAATCTCCGAAAAAATGCGTGGACAAATTCGCGGTTTGGACATGGCTTCCAAAAACGCTCAAGATGGTATCTCTTTGATCCAAACAGCTGAGGGCGCACTGAACGAGACTCACTCCATCCTGCAACGTATGCGTGAGTTGGCAGTACAATCCTCGAATGATACAAACACAGATGAGGATCGTGCAGAACTTCAAAAAGAAGTTGCTGAGTTGACAAAAGAGATCACTCGTATCTCTACAGATACTGAGTTCAATACAAAAAAATTGTTGAATAACACGGATGCTTCTAGTGTAGTATTCCAAATTGGAGCTAATGCAGGTCAAAGCATTACTTTGAAAATTGGCGATATGGGTGCTACTACTTTGGGAGTCAATGCTGTAGATATTTCTAAACAAACAGATGCTAGTACAGCAATCACTACGATTAATAAAGCGATCACAGACGTGTCTGCTGAACGTTCCAAACTGGGTGCAAACCAAAACCGTTTGGAGCACACAATCAACAACTTGGGAACAACTTCTGAGAACCTGTCTGCTGCGGAATCCCGTATTCGCGATGTAGATATGGCCAAAGAAATGATGAACCAAACTAAAAACAATATTCTTGCGCAAGCTTCCCAAGCAATGTTGGCACAAGCAAACCAACAACCACAAGCTGTTCTGCAATTGCTTCGTTAA
- the fliW gene encoding flagellar assembly protein FliW: MWGELDVREDNIYHFSKGLPGFDEETQFAIIPWEETPFIYLQSINEPELSFLLVSPFVFAPDYSFELPEADRAELEISEEVSVYSIVTIQSEVSKSTMNLLAPVVLNPSKRTGKQVVLHQSSYGTRHEIWPAKDTNSVKGGV; the protein is encoded by the coding sequence ATGTGGGGAGAACTTGATGTTAGAGAAGATAATATATATCACTTTTCAAAAGGTTTGCCTGGATTCGATGAAGAGACTCAATTTGCAATAATTCCATGGGAGGAGACTCCCTTTATCTACTTGCAGTCCATAAACGAACCTGAATTGTCTTTCTTGCTAGTAAGTCCTTTTGTTTTCGCTCCAGACTATAGTTTTGAGCTTCCTGAGGCAGATCGAGCTGAACTGGAGATTAGTGAAGAGGTTTCCGTATACTCAATCGTAACAATTCAATCAGAAGTTAGTAAGTCCACGATGAATTTGCTTGCACCAGTGGTACTTAACCCGAGTAAAAGAACAGGAAAACAAGTAGTCCTTCATCAGTCCTCATACGGGACACGTCATGAGATCTGGCCAGCAAAAGATACAAATTCAGTGAAGGGTGGAGTTTGA
- the csrA gene encoding carbon storage regulator CsrA: MLVLSRKKGESIIIQDHIEVTVLAVEGDTVRIGISAPKHIDIFRQEVYASIQEANRESATPLVPNVEAFMELLRETENKKK; encoded by the coding sequence ATGCTGGTATTGTCACGTAAAAAAGGAGAGTCCATTATCATCCAGGATCATATTGAGGTGACTGTACTGGCAGTAGAAGGTGATACGGTGAGGATTGGTATATCCGCTCCTAAGCACATCGACATATTCCGTCAGGAGGTTTATGCATCTATTCAGGAGGCAAACCGTGAGTCAGCAACACCCCTTGTACCTAATGTCGAGGCATTTATGGAATTGCTCCGTGAGACAGAAAATAAAAAAAAATAA
- a CDS encoding class I SAM-dependent methyltransferase: MSRVYNDNVRIDYQSLHEFYKKRAFNKVSIDVDAPVVLVGDRDKSKIEEWTNFEVEQRLPLLKLDTNSVVLEAGCGTGRITKYITPFAKAYVGVDYVKELIEIIKKRDDIQKKESTFFLHSSMQEIANGQIELPLKQKFNRFVISGGVLMYMNDEDVKYVLTDLSERLEQESIIYLSEPIAINERLTLNKFYSESLKSDYSAIYRTEKEYFELFDVFLENGFKMEVNEEFFFRDIKAQKETKQWIFVLRRV, translated from the coding sequence ATGAGTAGAGTATACAATGACAATGTAAGGATAGATTACCAAAGTCTCCACGAATTTTATAAAAAGAGAGCATTTAATAAAGTTTCGATTGATGTAGATGCACCAGTCGTTTTAGTTGGTGATCGAGATAAATCCAAGATAGAAGAATGGACTAATTTTGAAGTGGAACAAAGGCTACCTCTCTTGAAGCTAGATACCAATAGTGTTGTGCTTGAAGCCGGTTGTGGTACAGGGCGAATAACTAAGTATATTACTCCTTTTGCCAAAGCTTACGTGGGAGTAGATTATGTTAAAGAACTAATTGAGATAATTAAAAAAAGGGATGACATTCAAAAAAAAGAATCCACATTTTTCCTTCATTCTTCTATGCAAGAGATAGCGAACGGTCAGATCGAATTGCCTCTTAAACAGAAATTTAACCGTTTTGTTATATCTGGGGGCGTGTTAATGTACATGAATGATGAGGATGTAAAGTACGTTTTAACAGATTTAAGTGAAAGGTTAGAACAAGAAAGTATCATTTATTTGTCTGAACCTATTGCAATTAATGAACGTCTTACACTTAATAAATTTTATTCAGAGAGCCTTAAAAGTGATTATAGTGCAATTTATAGAACAGAAAAAGAGTATTTTGAATTGTTTGACGTTTTTCTTGAAAATGGATTCAAAATGGAAGTGAATGAGGAATTCTTTTTCCGAGATATAAAAGCTCAGAAGGAAACAAAACAATGGATTTTCGTTTTACGAAGGGTTTAA
- a CDS encoding HAD-IB family phosphatase, whose translation MEKEWTFLFDLDGTITKKELLPIISKELGLYEEIKKLTEDTIKGLIPFHESFLKRVDLLKSIPVKVVQDIVLSAPLNKKIVEFINENKEQCNIVTGNLDVWVGPLCQQLGVKSFTSRAEVEKGKIVRVLEVLEKRQVAKKIPGEFVAVGEGNNDAEMIREATIGLAYGGVHAPAKSVLAYATHAIYQEDQLCRFLRQLL comes from the coding sequence GTGGAGAAAGAGTGGACATTTTTATTTGATTTGGATGGAACAATTACAAAAAAAGAATTACTTCCTATTATATCCAAAGAGTTAGGATTGTACGAAGAGATAAAAAAATTAACAGAAGATACTATAAAGGGACTCATTCCTTTTCATGAAAGCTTTCTTAAAAGAGTTGACTTGTTAAAATCAATTCCAGTTAAAGTAGTTCAGGATATAGTACTGAGTGCCCCTTTGAACAAGAAAATTGTTGAGTTTATCAATGAGAACAAGGAACAATGTAATATCGTAACAGGTAATTTGGATGTTTGGGTGGGGCCCCTTTGTCAGCAGCTAGGAGTCAAAAGTTTTACTTCGAGAGCTGAGGTAGAAAAAGGGAAAATTGTCAGAGTGTTGGAAGTGCTTGAAAAGAGGCAAGTAGCAAAGAAGATACCAGGTGAATTTGTTGCTGTGGGTGAAGGGAACAACGATGCTGAAATGATAAGAGAAGCAACTATTGGTTTAGCTTATGGGGGGGTGCACGCTCCAGCAAAATCAGTTTTGGCATATGCTACTCATGCAATATATCAGGAGGATCAATTATGTCGATTTCTAAGACAGTTGTTATAA
- a CDS encoding DUF6470 family protein: MKTIPILQIHTTPSVLQIDADLGQYSIRQPKADVQMTTRPSRLTVESHPIRFEVDQSRAFSAYTGGSMIDMNARIYSGIEKIFLENMAERVQQGNELASIHKPGNTIANIVGTNWKSKPFPEIRTPASMDNVDIRIETQAPSIRFESAVSEMNVTVNKPEIEYHRGKLDIYVKQYASIQYTPPAIDIGM, from the coding sequence TTGAAAACCATTCCCATCCTACAGATTCATACAACACCTTCTGTGTTGCAAATTGATGCCGATCTAGGTCAGTATTCCATTCGTCAGCCTAAGGCAGATGTTCAAATGACGACACGTCCGTCGAGGCTGACCGTGGAGAGCCATCCGATCCGATTCGAGGTAGATCAGAGTAGGGCGTTCTCCGCCTATACGGGTGGAAGCATGATTGATATGAACGCACGCATCTATTCGGGGATTGAGAAAATCTTTCTGGAAAACATGGCTGAACGTGTTCAGCAAGGAAATGAACTGGCTTCTATTCACAAGCCAGGCAATACGATTGCCAACATTGTGGGTACTAATTGGAAATCAAAGCCTTTTCCCGAAATAAGGACGCCTGCTTCCATGGATAACGTTGATATACGGATTGAAACTCAAGCACCGAGTATTCGTTTTGAATCGGCTGTCTCTGAAATGAACGTTACCGTGAACAAACCAGAGATTGAGTACCATCGGGGGAAATTGGATATCTATGTGAAGCAGTATGCTTCAATTCAATATACTCCGCCTGCTATAGATATAGGGATGTAA
- a CDS encoding phosphocholine cytidylyltransferase family protein, translating to MKAIILAAGKGTRISRMIEAIPKCVLPVDGTPLIRRNIMMLIERNIKPVVCVGYYKSEIYKALEGMDVTYYYNPFYDVTNSIASIWFARAELTEDTIIMNGDVYFNESILDLIISTEKECALLVDTERITVGDYFLKLENGLITKYGKELPIQERSCEYVGIGKIKSKFLEYFSERLNMLIGDQHHQLWWENILYSLIKEKRIDTIDISGHFWAEIDYFDDYERILAHIDLKNGSVEGSRGL from the coding sequence ATGAAAGCCATCATACTAGCAGCTGGAAAGGGCACAAGAATATCCAGAATGATCGAGGCGATACCCAAATGTGTACTTCCAGTAGATGGTACTCCTTTGATTAGAAGAAATATTATGATGCTGATCGAACGAAATATTAAACCAGTAGTGTGTGTAGGTTATTACAAGTCGGAAATCTACAAAGCATTGGAAGGCATGGATGTTACTTATTACTACAATCCTTTTTACGATGTTACAAACAGTATTGCTTCAATATGGTTCGCGCGTGCTGAATTGACTGAGGACACAATTATCATGAATGGCGATGTTTATTTTAATGAATCCATACTGGATCTTATTATAAGTACGGAAAAAGAATGTGCGCTACTTGTTGATACTGAAAGGATTACTGTTGGAGATTACTTTTTGAAATTAGAAAACGGACTAATCACAAAATATGGAAAGGAATTACCTATTCAAGAACGTAGTTGCGAATATGTCGGTATAGGTAAAATTAAATCGAAATTTTTAGAATATTTTAGCGAAAGATTAAACATGTTGATTGGAGATCAACATCATCAGTTATGGTGGGAGAATATACTATATTCATTAATAAAGGAAAAGCGTATAGATACAATTGATATTTCTGGACATTTTTGGGCTGAAATTGATTACTTTGATGATTATGAACGGATTTTAGCTCATATTGATTTGAAGAATGGGTCTGTTGAGGGGAGTCGTGGCCTCTGA
- a CDS encoding LicD family protein produces MVNYIKLNEEQLKHLQSDILLLLVELDRICKEHDIKYYLAYGTLIGAVRHKGFVPWDDDIDVQMLRNDYEKFCDLCKKELNTERFFLQTQETDIFYNWVYGKLRLKDTSYIRAGQEHIKQEDGIFLDILPLDNISNSKLKITIINLVCKICRKILWSQVGKKNANKLYLKLIYKLLSYVPRNIVIMLFEKFAKWDKEKETSLLASHNTFKQTYKSEWYRERVEVNFEGKTFFAPKGYTEILTLVYGDFMKIPPEIERRALFCVIY; encoded by the coding sequence TTGGTAAACTATATCAAATTGAATGAAGAGCAGTTAAAGCATCTGCAGAGCGATATTCTATTGTTGCTTGTTGAACTAGATAGGATATGTAAAGAACATGATATTAAATATTATTTAGCATACGGGACTTTAATTGGAGCAGTGCGACATAAGGGATTTGTTCCATGGGATGATGATATAGACGTTCAGATGTTAAGAAATGATTATGAAAAATTTTGTGATTTGTGTAAAAAAGAATTGAATACAGAAAGGTTTTTTTTGCAGACGCAAGAAACAGATATATTTTATAACTGGGTGTATGGAAAGCTTAGGTTAAAAGACACTTCATACATTCGAGCTGGCCAAGAACATATCAAACAAGAAGACGGTATATTTTTGGATATTCTCCCGTTAGACAATATTTCGAATAGTAAACTTAAAATAACAATCATAAATTTAGTATGCAAGATTTGTAGGAAAATTCTTTGGTCCCAAGTAGGGAAAAAGAATGCCAATAAATTATATCTTAAGCTCATTTACAAGCTACTTTCGTATGTACCAAGAAACATTGTAATTATGCTTTTCGAAAAATTTGCTAAATGGGACAAAGAGAAAGAGACTTCATTGTTAGCCAGTCATAACACATTTAAGCAGACTTATAAAAGTGAATGGTATAGAGAGAGAGTTGAAGTTAATTTTGAAGGAAAAACCTTTTTTGCTCCTAAAGGTTATACAGAAATTTTAACACTAGTTTATGGTGATTTTATGAAAATCCCACCTGAAATAGAGAGAAGGGCACTGTTCTGCGTCATATATTAA